One stretch of Streptomyces sp. A2-16 DNA includes these proteins:
- the sigE gene encoding RNA polymerase sigma factor SigE, which produces MLRRFLGSAGRPKSVNDNADHSHAGDYAQTATFATDADGQAWTPPTWEEIVSTHSGRVYRLAYRLTGNQHDAEDLTQEVFVRVFRSLSTYTPGTFEGWLHRITTNLFLDMVRRKQRIRFDALGEDAAERLPSREPSPQQVFNDAHFDADVQQALDTLAPEFRAAVVLCDIEGLSYEEIAATLGVKLGTVRSRIHRGRSQLRKALAHRSPEARAQRRSFMARVPALGGGGASA; this is translated from the coding sequence GTGCTGCGGCGCTTCCTCGGATCGGCGGGCAGGCCGAAATCCGTGAACGACAACGCTGACCACAGCCACGCCGGCGACTACGCCCAGACCGCGACCTTTGCCACCGACGCGGACGGGCAGGCGTGGACTCCGCCCACCTGGGAGGAGATCGTCAGCACGCACAGCGGCCGCGTCTACCGCCTCGCGTACCGCCTCACCGGCAACCAGCACGACGCCGAGGACCTCACCCAGGAGGTCTTCGTCCGGGTCTTCCGCTCGCTGTCCACGTACACACCGGGGACCTTCGAGGGCTGGCTGCACCGCATCACCACCAACCTCTTCCTGGACATGGTCCGCCGCAAGCAGCGCATCCGCTTCGACGCCCTCGGCGAGGACGCGGCCGAGCGACTGCCCAGCCGCGAGCCCTCGCCCCAGCAGGTCTTCAACGACGCCCACTTCGACGCGGACGTCCAGCAGGCCCTCGACACCCTCGCGCCGGAGTTCCGCGCCGCGGTCGTCCTGTGCGACATCGAAGGACTGTCGTACGAGGAGATCGCCGCGACCCTGGGCGTCAAGCTCGGCACCGTCCGCTCGCGGATCCACCGCGGCCGGTCCCAGCTGCGCAAGGCCCTCGCCCACCGCTCACCCGAGGCCCGCGCCCAGCGCCGCTCCTTCATGGCCAGGGTGCCCGCGCTGGGAGGAGGGGGCGCGTCCGCGTGA
- a CDS encoding zf-HC2 domain-containing protein codes for MSGSLPKPGEGSLADQHLGDRLAALVDGELGHATRERVLAHLATCPKCKAEADAQRRLKNVFAEAAPPPPSESFLARLQGLPGGDPEDGDSSPFGGGGLGGLSGRPGAGAFGVRRGERFEFDYVPARPHAPMLPPAAGRGFRIHDVSRHETDRSASRGMRFAFVAAGAVSLAAIALAGVTTGSPGDTEARGAGSNVTPARAPGTGAAVPENQRRRGVGPLLAQEQGQRMLGDTPVAPTEASAPLLPGVPAQVREAALHTLTAPVVAGAAAMSPLIRPLSATPPLTLTSLSATPDLTTSGFLAAPVPHTTSAPPPTAAR; via the coding sequence GTGAGTGGATCACTGCCCAAACCCGGCGAGGGAAGCCTCGCGGACCAGCATCTGGGAGACCGACTCGCCGCCCTGGTGGACGGCGAGCTCGGTCATGCCACGCGGGAGCGCGTCCTCGCGCATCTTGCCACCTGCCCGAAGTGCAAGGCGGAGGCGGACGCACAGCGCCGCCTGAAGAACGTCTTCGCGGAGGCCGCCCCGCCCCCGCCCTCCGAGAGCTTCCTGGCCCGCCTCCAGGGGCTGCCCGGAGGTGATCCGGAGGACGGCGACAGCTCGCCGTTCGGCGGGGGAGGACTCGGAGGACTGTCGGGACGGCCCGGCGCCGGAGCCTTCGGCGTGAGACGTGGCGAGCGCTTCGAGTTCGACTACGTCCCCGCCCGCCCGCACGCCCCGATGCTCCCGCCCGCCGCCGGCCGGGGCTTCCGCATCCATGACGTCAGCCGTCACGAGACCGACCGCTCGGCCTCGCGCGGCATGCGCTTCGCCTTCGTCGCCGCCGGAGCGGTGTCGCTGGCCGCGATCGCGCTGGCCGGCGTCACCACGGGGTCACCGGGCGACACCGAGGCCCGCGGGGCCGGCAGCAACGTGACCCCGGCGCGCGCGCCGGGCACAGGAGCCGCGGTGCCGGAGAACCAGCGCCGTCGTGGCGTGGGCCCGCTGCTCGCGCAGGAACAGGGCCAGCGGATGCTCGGAGACACCCCGGTCGCCCCGACCGAGGCGTCCGCGCCGCTGCTGCCGGGTGTCCCCGCCCAGGTGCGGGAGGCGGCCCTGCACACCCTCACGGCGCCCGTGGTCGCCGGTGCCGCCGCGATGTCCCCTCTCATACGTCCGCTCAGTGCGACCCCGCCGCTCACCCTGACCTCCCTGTCCGCGACGCCGGACCTCACCACCTCCGGCTTCCTCGCCGCACCCGTCCCCCACACCACGTCGGCGCCCCCGCCCACCGCCGCCCGCTGA